From a single Acidobacteriota bacterium genomic region:
- a CDS encoding TonB-dependent receptor produces MKIKLVIGIVFSLMCLSFTALAQNYRGTVRGRVTDANGSAIAGVKITITRNETSETRSATSNSNGEYSFSLLPPASYQMQFEKTGFKRYKVNLTLETNQDFRSDITLPIAGPEEIVEVNQESLLNINSAALGAVIDNNQVTGLPLDGRNFLELALLAPGTTPPAQGSAGSVRGDFAFTINGQREDANNFLLDGVYNVDPKLNTFGVKPPVDGIREFEVLSSVYDASFGRSAGAQVNVVMKSGTNRFHGTAYEFLRNQVLDARNYFAPADQPDPTYRRNQFGFSFGGPIVKDRTFFFGDYEGLRSREGITRLANVPTAKERIGDFSQLPAQFWPLIPGTQTPFPGGVIPQQALNPIGLKIAALYPLPNRNVPGQNYVASPVQRDRNDLFDVRVDHKINDDSQFSARYSFSDRTLFEPYSGVTQVFVPGYGNTVYRRGQNLMLNEHHIFSPRFVNDARLAFSRIGNQVQVENAGVSVNKQVGLPELSLNSRDYGLSFIRVTGYSPLGHEYNNPQDSATNVYQFLDTATFATGSHLLKFGFDFRYAQQNAFRDVQSRGLLTFPGYISITLPDGTPTAFPYITGNPLANLLFGLPLVTGGARLDNQQHLRTESYNGFINDSYRITPRLTLSAGLRYEYNSPPVDTEDRANIYDPATGKLVKVGTNGIPRGGYEADKNNFAPRVGLAWSLGSSSTTVLRTGYGVYFDQSPLAPGEGLFFNSPYFDFRFYYQSEQAPLTLYNPFPFNTPSYAPPSAFAFDKNLRTAYTQHWNFGIQQQLGSKTVAELSYVGSKGTKLLASRDINQPAASPQQPNLPRNPLFGEITQQESSASSNYHSLQARLQQRLTAGLSLLGSYTYGKSIDNASGIFSSTGDPNYPQNSFNLAAERGRSGFDVRHRFSLSYSYELPLGKGATGAAKALLDGWQTYGVITLQTGRPFTVALLPEFDNSNTGISNLGFLGNDRPNLVGTAKLDNPSVERWFNTAAFVVPRFGSFGNAGRNILDGDGYQNVNFSLLKNTSIREKVTVQFRAEFFNLFNHPNFGLPDNFVGSSSFGRVLSAESPRRIQFGLKLLY; encoded by the coding sequence GTGAAGATCAAACTTGTTATCGGAATTGTTTTTAGCTTGATGTGCCTCAGCTTCACTGCTTTGGCGCAAAACTATCGGGGCACGGTTCGCGGTCGCGTTACCGACGCAAACGGCAGTGCAATTGCAGGCGTGAAAATCACCATCACGCGCAATGAAACCAGCGAAACGCGTTCCGCGACCAGCAATAGTAATGGCGAATATAGTTTTTCCCTATTGCCCCCTGCTTCGTACCAGATGCAATTCGAGAAAACAGGGTTTAAGCGGTACAAGGTCAACCTGACGCTGGAAACCAACCAGGATTTCCGCTCGGATATCACGTTGCCGATTGCCGGACCGGAAGAAATCGTTGAAGTCAATCAGGAATCCTTGCTCAACATTAACTCTGCGGCGCTTGGCGCGGTGATTGATAACAACCAGGTCACCGGTTTGCCATTGGATGGCCGTAATTTTCTGGAATTGGCGCTGCTGGCGCCGGGAACCACGCCGCCTGCGCAAGGATCCGCCGGTTCCGTTCGCGGCGATTTCGCCTTCACCATCAACGGGCAGCGCGAAGACGCTAATAACTTTTTGCTGGACGGCGTGTACAACGTGGATCCGAAGCTGAACACCTTCGGCGTCAAACCGCCCGTGGATGGCATCCGCGAATTTGAAGTGTTGTCGAGCGTGTACGACGCCTCGTTTGGCCGCAGCGCGGGCGCGCAGGTCAACGTGGTGATGAAATCCGGCACGAACAGATTTCACGGCACGGCGTATGAATTTTTGCGGAATCAGGTGCTGGACGCGCGCAATTATTTTGCGCCCGCCGATCAACCCGACCCAACGTATCGCCGCAACCAGTTTGGCTTCAGCTTCGGCGGACCAATCGTCAAAGACCGCACGTTCTTTTTCGGCGATTACGAAGGTTTGCGCTCCCGCGAAGGCATCACGCGATTGGCCAACGTGCCGACCGCCAAAGAACGCATTGGCGATTTTTCGCAGCTTCCCGCGCAGTTCTGGCCACTGATTCCCGGCACGCAAACGCCGTTTCCGGGTGGCGTGATTCCGCAACAGGCGTTGAACCCCATTGGATTGAAAATCGCCGCGCTCTATCCGCTGCCGAATCGCAATGTGCCCGGGCAGAATTATGTCGCTTCGCCCGTGCAGCGCGACCGCAATGATCTTTTTGACGTTCGCGTGGATCACAAGATCAACGACGATTCGCAGTTTTCCGCTCGCTACAGCTTTTCGGACCGAACGTTGTTTGAGCCGTATTCGGGCGTCACACAGGTGTTCGTGCCCGGTTATGGCAATACGGTGTATCGTCGCGGCCAGAATCTGATGCTCAATGAACATCACATTTTTTCGCCGCGGTTCGTCAATGACGCACGGCTTGCGTTCAGCCGTATCGGCAATCAGGTTCAGGTGGAAAACGCAGGAGTCAGCGTCAACAAACAAGTCGGTTTGCCGGAACTGTCGCTGAATTCGCGCGATTACGGCTTGAGCTTCATTCGCGTAACGGGTTATTCGCCGCTCGGCCACGAATACAACAACCCGCAGGATTCAGCGACCAACGTTTACCAGTTCCTGGACACGGCGACGTTTGCCACCGGTTCGCACTTGTTGAAGTTCGGCTTTGATTTCCGCTACGCGCAGCAAAACGCGTTTCGCGATGTGCAATCGCGCGGTTTGCTGACCTTCCCCGGTTACATTTCGATCACGCTGCCCGACGGGACTCCGACGGCGTTTCCCTACATCACCGGCAACCCATTGGCGAATTTGCTGTTCGGTTTGCCGCTGGTCACTGGCGGAGCGCGATTGGACAATCAGCAACATCTGCGCACCGAAAGCTACAACGGATTTATCAATGACAGTTACCGCATTACGCCGCGCCTGACGCTGTCCGCAGGGTTGCGATACGAATACAACTCGCCGCCGGTGGACACCGAAGACCGCGCCAACATTTATGATCCGGCGACCGGCAAACTGGTCAAAGTCGGCACGAATGGAATTCCGCGTGGCGGGTACGAAGCCGACAAAAACAACTTCGCGCCGCGCGTTGGGCTGGCGTGGTCGCTGGGAAGCAGTTCCACTACCGTGCTGCGCACCGGCTACGGCGTGTATTTCGATCAATCACCGCTGGCTCCGGGCGAAGGGTTGTTTTTCAATTCTCCGTACTTCGATTTCCGGTTCTATTACCAATCCGAGCAAGCGCCGTTGACGCTGTACAATCCGTTCCCGTTCAACACGCCCAGTTACGCGCCGCCGTCGGCGTTTGCGTTCGATAAAAACCTGCGCACGGCGTACACGCAACACTGGAACTTTGGCATTCAACAGCAACTCGGCAGCAAAACCGTCGCCGAATTATCGTACGTCGGATCGAAAGGAACCAAGTTGCTGGCTTCGCGCGACATCAACCAACCGGCGGCCAGTCCGCAACAACCGAATTTGCCGCGCAATCCGTTGTTCGGCGAAATCACACAACAGGAAAGCAGCGCTTCATCGAATTACCACAGCCTGCAAGCGCGTTTGCAGCAACGGTTGACCGCGGGCCTGTCGTTGCTGGGTTCTTACACCTACGGCAAATCCATTGATAACGCGTCGGGAATTTTTTCCAGCACGGGTGATCCCAACTACCCGCAAAACAGTTTCAACCTGGCGGCAGAGCGTGGTCGGTCTGGCTTCGATGTTCGTCACCGGTTTTCGCTGAGCTATTCGTATGAATTGCCGTTGGGCAAAGGCGCAACCGGCGCGGCCAAAGCTTTGCTCGATGGTTGGCAAACATACGGCGTGATCACGTTGCAAACCGGTCGCCCATTCACCGTCGCGTTGTTGCCGGAATTCGACAACAGCAACACAGGCATTTCCAATCTGGGATTTTTGGGCAACGACCGCCCGAATCTGGTCGGCACGGCGAAGCTGGATAATCCGTCGGTCGAACGCTGGTTCAACACAGCGGCGTTTGTGGTTCCGCGATTCGGCAGCTTCGGAAACGCGGGCCGCAACATTCTGGATGGCGACGGGTATCAGAACGTGAACTTTTCGCTGCTCAAAAACACTTCGATCAGGGAAAAGGTCACCGTCCAATTCCGCGCGGAGTTCTTCAACCTGTTCAACCATCCGAATTTTGGGTTGCCGGATAACTTCGTCGGCTCGTCGTCGTTTGGCCGAGTCCTTTCCGCCGAAAGCCCGCGACGAATTCAGTTTGGTTTGAAGCTGCTGTATTGA
- a CDS encoding DUF1801 domain-containing protein gives MSKDFELLLNKYDENIRELATETRALITKLVPKADEKIYFGWRVARFSLDGTMAGQFIAIGPHKKHVNLYFMNGTELDDPKELMDGNGKKMRHVSITEAKQLKSAALKALIKASAKLQETKLS, from the coding sequence ATGAGCAAAGACTTTGAACTCCTGCTGAACAAATACGACGAAAACATTCGCGAGCTTGCCACCGAAACTCGCGCGCTGATCACTAAGCTGGTGCCGAAAGCCGACGAAAAGATTTACTTCGGATGGCGCGTCGCCCGGTTCAGTTTGGACGGTACGATGGCGGGGCAGTTCATTGCCATCGGCCCACACAAAAAACACGTCAATCTGTATTTCATGAACGGCACGGAGTTGGACGATCCGAAAGAGTTGATGGACGGCAACGGGAAAAAGATGCGGCATGTCTCCATCACTGAAGCCAAACAGTTGAAAAGCGCCGCGCTGAAGGCGTTGATCAAAGCGTCTGCCAAGCTGCAAGAGACAAAATTGTCTTGA
- a CDS encoding methyltransferase domain-containing protein → MNHQPSPELFFSTVNSYQRTAVIKAAIELGVFTAIAESNTTAATIAARCQASERGTRILCDNLVINGFLTKQAGQYGLTPDSAFFLDSHSPAYLGGAIEFLLDPMITAGMTDLTNAVRKGGTTVSDEGTVSPENPVWVKFARAMMPMMFPGAQGMVQLVRVDPNRKIRVLDIAAGHGIFGIAFAQANPNVEVTALDWAPVLTVASENAAKFGVADRHHLLPGSAFDVDFGEGYDLILLTNFLHHFDVPTNEILLKKVYDALAEGGRALTLEFVPDDDRVTPPMMASFALMMLGSTAAGDAYTFAEYEQMFAKAGFSKNEMHELPPTQRLIVSYK, encoded by the coding sequence ATGAATCACCAACCATCGCCTGAACTGTTTTTTTCCACTGTCAACTCCTATCAACGCACGGCTGTGATTAAAGCCGCCATCGAACTGGGCGTTTTCACCGCCATCGCGGAAAGCAACACGACGGCGGCGACAATTGCCGCCCGTTGTCAGGCCAGCGAACGCGGCACGCGAATCCTTTGTGATAACCTGGTCATCAACGGATTCCTAACCAAACAAGCAGGACAATACGGATTGACCCCGGATTCGGCTTTTTTCCTGGATAGCCATTCGCCGGCGTATCTGGGCGGGGCGATTGAATTCCTGCTCGATCCAATGATTACAGCAGGGATGACTGATCTCACCAATGCCGTTCGCAAAGGCGGAACCACCGTCAGCGACGAAGGCACGGTGTCACCGGAAAATCCCGTTTGGGTGAAATTTGCGCGCGCAATGATGCCGATGATGTTTCCGGGCGCGCAAGGCATGGTACAGCTTGTTCGCGTGGACCCGAATCGCAAAATCCGTGTGCTGGACATTGCCGCCGGGCACGGAATTTTCGGCATTGCCTTCGCCCAGGCGAATCCGAACGTCGAAGTCACCGCGCTGGATTGGGCGCCCGTGCTGACCGTCGCTTCGGAAAATGCCGCAAAGTTTGGCGTCGCGGATCGCCATCATCTGTTGCCAGGCAGCGCGTTTGATGTGGATTTTGGCGAAGGGTACGACCTGATTTTGCTGACCAATTTTCTGCACCATTTCGATGTGCCGACGAACGAAATTCTTTTGAAGAAGGTTTACGACGCGCTGGCCGAAGGCGGTCGAGCATTGACGCTGGAATTTGTTCCCGACGACGACAGAGTCACTCCGCCGATGATGGCTTCCTTTGCCTTGATGATGCTTGGTTCAACAGCCGCAGGTGATGCTTACACCTTTGCCGAATACGAACAGATGTTTGCCAAAGCCGGATTTTCCAAAAACGAAATGCACGAATTGCCACCGACGCAACGGCTGATCGTGTCGTATAAATGA
- a CDS encoding substrate-binding domain-containing protein: protein MRKPGLILLVFALTVMSLFTACNRSNGGAKKTVIAVIPKGVTNFFWQNVKAGAEAAGKETGVEIYWKGPAVEGDASSQINVVEDAITSRVAGILIAPSHRDSLVAVVERAQREGIPVTIFDSGIGTETYVSYVATDNVLGGVMAAERLAERLGGKGKVAILGLKAGSVSTDERERGFQETIKQKFPGIQIVAFQYGESSRTISIDRATDILTAHPDLNGFFASNEPSTVGAAQAIKQKGAAGKIILAGFDSSPNLIQDLNAGVVDSLVIQNPYRMGYDGVKTLVDKLNGKTPERRIDTGVKLVTKENLNSPEIQQLLGTK from the coding sequence ATGAGAAAACCAGGGTTGATTCTGTTGGTGTTTGCGCTGACTGTGATGTCTTTGTTCACCGCTTGCAATCGTTCGAACGGCGGCGCGAAGAAAACGGTCATCGCCGTCATTCCCAAAGGCGTCACCAATTTTTTCTGGCAAAACGTCAAAGCCGGAGCTGAAGCCGCTGGCAAGGAAACAGGCGTGGAAATTTACTGGAAAGGGCCTGCCGTCGAAGGCGACGCTTCCAGTCAGATCAACGTGGTCGAAGATGCCATCACGTCGCGGGTCGCCGGAATTCTGATTGCGCCTTCGCATCGCGATTCGCTGGTGGCAGTAGTCGAACGCGCGCAGCGCGAAGGCATTCCGGTGACGATCTTCGATTCCGGCATCGGCACCGAAACCTATGTTTCGTATGTGGCTACGGACAACGTGCTCGGCGGGGTGATGGCTGCGGAGAGGTTAGCGGAACGATTGGGCGGCAAAGGCAAAGTCGCCATCTTGGGATTGAAAGCCGGTTCGGTTTCCACCGACGAACGCGAGCGCGGATTTCAGGAAACGATCAAACAGAAATTTCCCGGTATTCAAATCGTGGCGTTTCAATACGGCGAATCCAGCCGGACGATTTCCATTGATCGTGCAACGGATATTTTGACGGCGCATCCGGATTTGAACGGTTTCTTTGCCTCGAACGAACCTTCGACGGTTGGCGCGGCACAGGCGATCAAACAGAAAGGCGCGGCAGGCAAAATCATTCTGGCAGGCTTCGATTCCAGCCCGAACCTGATCCAAGATTTGAACGCGGGCGTGGTGGATTCGCTGGTCATTCAGAATCCGTATCGCATGGGGTACGACGGCGTGAAAACACTGGTGGACAAGCTGAACGGCAAAACGCCGGAGCGGCGCATTGACACCGGCGTCAAGCTGGTCACGAAAGAGAACCTGAATTCGCCGGAAATTCAGCAACTGCTCGGCACGAAATGA